One genomic segment of Methanothermobacter wolfeii includes these proteins:
- a CDS encoding potassium channel family protein: MKNLSELMVDLAYSALLFNSRDAAEEVIKLENKVDRLNYEIKKESLLAARSVEDAEKLTALLEVGEAAENIANSAKDIADLVLRGIEPHPVFKMVMEESDEIIVRVTIREGSELAGKSLGDLLLATRTGMRVIAIRRGESWIYGPDRNTVLAENDTLIAKGNEAGAELLFALAKNEMTLEDIGCTI, translated from the coding sequence ATGAAGAACCTTTCCGAGCTGATGGTGGACCTCGCATACTCGGCACTGCTTTTTAACAGCAGGGACGCTGCAGAGGAAGTCATAAAACTTGAAAACAAGGTTGACAGACTCAACTATGAGATCAAGAAGGAATCACTTCTGGCTGCAAGATCTGTTGAGGATGCTGAGAAGCTCACAGCCCTCCTTGAAGTGGGTGAAGCAGCAGAGAACATTGCAAACTCCGCCAAGGACATAGCTGACCTTGTTCTAAGGGGAATAGAGCCACACCCTGTTTTCAAGATGGTGATGGAGGAGTCAGATGAGATAATAGTCAGGGTAACCATCAGGGAGGGCTCTGAACTCGCAGGGAAATCACTTGGAGATCTTTTACTGGCAACGAGAACTGGTATGAGGGTAATAGCCATTAGAAGGGGAGAATCCTGGATATACGGGCCTGACAGGAACACAGTACTTGCGGAGAACGACACTCTGATTGCCAAGGGGAACGAGGCCGGAGCCGAGCTTCTTTTTGCCCTTGCAAAGAATGAGATGACCCTTGAGGACATTGGTTGCACCATATAA